In one Capra hircus breed San Clemente chromosome 22, ASM170441v1, whole genome shotgun sequence genomic region, the following are encoded:
- the GP9 gene encoding platelet glycoprotein IX, translated as MPAWVALLLVWAAAEASEGCPAACACRALDTMGLQVDCRGRGLETLPALPAPTRQLLLTNNSLRSVPPGAFDHLPQLQALDLEHNPWRCDCDLVYLRLWLEDRAPEQLERLRCAGPAPAAGRAPAQLSGWELGACGWSLRESWACPGPWWDAALVVVAALGLALLGSLLCTVAVPRAGRQ; from the coding sequence ATGCCCGCGTGGGTGGCGCTGCTGTTGGTCTGGGCGGCCGCCGAGGCCTCCGAGGGCTGCCCGGCCGCATGCGCCTGCCGCGCGCTGGACACCATGGGGCTGCAGGTGGACTGCCGCGGCCGCGGGCTCGAGACGCTCCCCGCCCTGCCGGCCCCCACGCGCCAGCTCCTGCTGACCAACAACAGCCTGCGGAGCGTGCCCCCCGGCGCCTTCGACCACCTGCCGCAGCTGCAGGCCCTGGACCTGGAGCACAACCCGTGGCGCTGCGACTGCGACCTCGTCTACCTGCGCCTCTGGCTGGAGGACCGCGCGCCCGAGCAGCTGGAGCGCCTGCGCtgcgccggccccgcccccgccgcgggCCGCGCGCCCGCCCAGCTCAGCGGCTGGGAGCTGGGCGCCTGCGGCTGGAGCCTGCGCGAGTCCTGGGCCTGCCCGGGGCCCTGGTGGGACGCGGCGCTGGTGGTCGTGGCCGCGCTGGGCCTGGCTCTCCTGGGGAGCCTGCTGTGCACCGTCGCGGTGCCCCGGGCCGGTCGCCAGTAG